A portion of the uncultured Bacteroides sp. genome contains these proteins:
- a CDS encoding TonB-dependent receptor has protein sequence MKMKKRKTRMSFIGQKRCCTISRVPIILTTVIMLSIPSFLYAKQNSGTLKLALQSVLQSKKIKGHVVDETGMPMIGVSIVVKGTSTGTITDLDGDFVLTVPTGKNELEITYIGYKPLSLTIGKSSDFKIKLEPDTKTLDEVVVIGYGVVKKKDLTGSVSSVKAEDIVKSPAANVMEALQGQIPGLDIVRNSGSATSGVTINIRGKRSLSSAKDENGNKVANAPLFIIDGMQGGNFEDVSPQDIESVEVMKDASSTAIYGSQGANGVIIITTKKGKQGKTKISYNGYYGINGWAQYPKMRMGDDYIKLRREAARTSGQWSSASDDQSLFTTEEWNAIQGNEWTDWVDEVVKTGTVQSHQISASGGTENTSAFFSAGYYQEKGAFKNDEMNKYNLRINVDHKMGKLLTVGTTAQITHYATDDRAANVLWRAATNVPLGKPYDESGNVNLWPLGLSGKVSPLADETDETTARHHNLITNVVANGYLEIKPMKGLSLRSNLGTNLNFRRNSNYEGANSIDRAGDYDVSTSNIQSSEKSFVGWDNILSYITRIDEHNLGFTALTSWTQSKYNVVYAEGSGQLIPSQLWYNLGGNSKDSYGVSSGFIQSQTFSYALRANYSYKGRYLFTASNRWDGASRLSADNKWAAFPSVALGWRVSDEAWMKNLKSISNLKVRLSWGLTGNSGISEYGTQSGLTAYTNSAFQDQGYTYYVYNTLIGNPNLGWEKSTTWNLGFDLGFLDNRISAVIDLYDTKTTDILLPRTLPTSMGSGNNTPFQIYENIGATNNRGVELTLNTVNFDTKSFKWNTTATFSANKEKITELIDGRDIVGNTPETESLLIGRPLNSFYTYKRLGIWQEDEAGEAAQYFKDASKTQPFKPGDIKVADLNADHVIDATNDVAYIGSTSPKWTMGFNNYLKYKDFDLNLYFIMRWGQMIAYDFTAAYDPSGKGNQPAYLNYWTPENPSNDFPRPDLTNFYNYVGYQSLNYIDGSYLKLKTLSLGYNVPKKLIEKFKVNNLRLYVTANNLFTVAKSHLIKDYDPERGGSAKAPLQRQFVFGINLDF, from the coding sequence ATGAAAATGAAAAAAAGAAAAACACGTATGTCCTTTATTGGGCAAAAAAGGTGCTGCACTATTAGTCGGGTACCTATTATCTTGACAACTGTCATTATGTTATCAATCCCTTCCTTTTTATATGCTAAACAGAATTCCGGAACTCTGAAACTTGCGCTACAATCGGTTCTTCAATCGAAGAAAATCAAGGGACATGTTGTGGATGAAACGGGTATGCCCATGATTGGTGTATCTATTGTGGTAAAAGGAACTTCGACTGGAACGATTACTGATCTTGATGGTGATTTTGTGTTAACTGTTCCAACGGGTAAGAATGAACTGGAAATAACCTACATTGGTTACAAGCCACTTTCTCTTACTATAGGGAAGTCTAGTGATTTTAAAATTAAGTTGGAGCCTGACACGAAAACGTTGGATGAAGTGGTGGTTATCGGTTATGGCGTTGTGAAAAAGAAGGATTTAACGGGTTCGGTTTCTTCCGTTAAGGCAGAAGATATTGTGAAATCGCCTGCTGCTAATGTTATGGAAGCTTTACAAGGACAAATCCCAGGTCTGGATATTGTTCGTAATTCAGGTAGCGCGACTTCCGGCGTTACAATTAATATTCGGGGAAAACGTTCTCTCTCATCGGCAAAAGATGAGAATGGTAATAAAGTAGCTAATGCTCCTTTGTTTATCATTGATGGTATGCAAGGAGGAAATTTTGAAGATGTTTCTCCACAAGATATTGAATCTGTAGAAGTCATGAAAGATGCTTCATCAACAGCGATTTATGGTTCTCAGGGAGCTAATGGAGTTATAATAATTACCACTAAAAAAGGAAAACAAGGGAAAACTAAAATCTCCTATAATGGGTATTATGGTATTAATGGCTGGGCGCAATATCCGAAAATGCGCATGGGGGATGATTATATTAAATTGCGTCGTGAAGCGGCGCGTACTTCAGGGCAATGGAGTTCGGCTTCGGATGATCAAAGCTTGTTTACCACAGAGGAATGGAATGCCATTCAAGGTAATGAGTGGACGGACTGGGTGGATGAAGTTGTTAAAACAGGAACTGTACAAAGTCATCAAATATCGGCAAGCGGAGGTACGGAAAATACGTCTGCTTTCTTTTCTGCCGGATATTATCAAGAGAAAGGTGCGTTTAAGAATGATGAGATGAATAAGTATAATCTAAGGATTAACGTTGATCATAAGATGGGCAAGTTGTTGACAGTAGGTACTACCGCTCAGATAACACATTACGCTACAGATGATCGGGCGGCTAATGTTTTGTGGCGGGCAGCCACGAATGTTCCCTTAGGTAAGCCTTATGATGAATCTGGAAATGTGAATTTATGGCCGCTGGGGTTATCTGGGAAAGTGAGTCCGCTAGCAGATGAGACAGATGAAACAACAGCCCGCCATCATAATCTGATAACTAACGTAGTGGCAAATGGTTATCTGGAGATTAAGCCAATGAAAGGATTGTCTTTGCGATCTAATTTGGGGACAAACCTGAATTTTCGTAGAAATTCTAATTATGAAGGAGCAAACTCTATTGATAGAGCTGGGGATTATGATGTCTCTACATCTAATATCCAATCTTCGGAAAAGAGCTTTGTTGGTTGGGATAACATCTTGTCATACATCACCCGCATAGATGAGCATAACCTTGGGTTTACTGCATTGACATCATGGACTCAGTCAAAGTACAATGTTGTTTATGCTGAAGGTAGCGGACAATTGATACCAAGCCAACTTTGGTATAACTTGGGTGGAAATAGTAAGGATTCTTATGGTGTATCTTCCGGCTTTATTCAAAGCCAAACATTCTCTTATGCCTTGAGGGCTAATTACAGTTATAAGGGGCGTTATCTCTTCACAGCTTCGAATCGTTGGGATGGGGCATCTCGCTTGTCTGCTGATAATAAATGGGCGGCTTTTCCTTCTGTGGCTCTGGGCTGGAGAGTGAGTGATGAGGCTTGGATGAAGAACCTAAAGTCGATCAGTAATTTGAAAGTAAGATTGAGCTGGGGGTTAACAGGTAATTCGGGTATAAGCGAATATGGCACGCAATCGGGACTCACAGCGTATACGAACTCTGCATTTCAAGATCAGGGATATACATATTATGTATATAATACGTTAATAGGTAATCCGAATTTGGGTTGGGAGAAATCAACTACGTGGAATCTTGGCTTTGATCTTGGCTTTTTAGATAATCGTATAAGCGCCGTAATTGATTTGTATGATACTAAAACAACCGATATCTTGTTGCCGCGAACTTTGCCAACATCTATGGGAAGCGGAAATAATACACCTTTTCAGATATATGAAAACATAGGTGCTACTAACAATAGGGGCGTTGAGTTAACTCTTAATACTGTGAACTTTGATACCAAGAGTTTTAAGTGGAATACTACGGCTACATTTTCGGCTAACAAGGAGAAGATAACGGAATTAATTGATGGGAGAGACATTGTTGGTAATACTCCGGAAACAGAGAGTTTGCTTATTGGCAGGCCTTTAAATTCGTTCTATACTTATAAACGTTTGGGCATTTGGCAAGAAGATGAGGCTGGTGAGGCTGCCCAATATTTTAAAGATGCTTCTAAAACACAGCCATTTAAGCCGGGAGATATAAAAGTTGCTGATTTGAATGCCGATCATGTGATTGATGCGACTAATGATGTTGCTTATATCGGTTCTACTTCGCCTAAATGGACAATGGGTTTTAATAATTATCTTAAGTACAAAGACTTTGATTTGAATCTCTATTTTATTATGCGCTGGGGGCAGATGATAGCATATGATTTTACAGCAGCGTATGATCCTTCCGGTAAAGGGAACCAGCCTGCATATCTCAACTATTGGACACCGGAGAATCCGTCGAATGATTTTCCTCGTCCTGACTTAACCAACTTCTATAATTATGTAGGTTATCAATCATTGAACTATATTGATGGATCGTATTTGAAGTTGAAAACGTTGTCTTTAGGATATAATGTACCTAAAAAACTCATAGAGAAATTTAAGGTAAATAACCTTCGTCTCTACGTTACAGCTAATAATCTGTTCACTGTAGCCAAAAGTCATCTTATTAAAGATTATGATCCGGAGAGGGGTGGCTCTGCCAAAGCTCCTCTTCAGAGACAATTTGTATTTGGTATAAACCTTGATTTCTAA
- a CDS encoding RagB/SusD family nutrient uptake outer membrane protein has protein sequence MKSIDIKRAFCSVLLSALLFHSCSLDEYNPGEFSKKSLATSIEGYQSLINQCYFAMERYYYGTTEWMSLTEGDTDLWTYKANQSTSYTEWFWFFAGASPNTTYTNNWWNGTYDGIGSCNEAIALGDKVPYTTEEERNAKVAEARFLRAIYYFNAVEQFGAVTMLTEPETSMNYSPTRTAPMTIYKEVILPDLRFASEWLPTGTYATTTIPTKKAALGFLAKACLQTYEYGSTEYLQEALDASLKLITDCESGGGKYNAYMYPSYGEVFKESNNWENKEALWKHRWYAGTDGHGSSNGNYKLNRNDENFLCDVNRFGAREDNQETRLTWEGCISGIFMPTQHLLNLYAQEDGTLDPRFHQSFTTQWNANKSYVWGESAIHMYDKDAAVVGKALKKGDLAIKFIMPQDMDYSTEKQKEHSSDYLLVDYNNVYSDQKNNVNMNYSYTNVVGNYKGDGTNENLFRYYYPSLNKHNSSHYYVANASKQRNGNLNATFIMRMAEVYLIAAEADLYLNGGANAAKYINKVRSRAGAKPLTGNITIRDILDERGRELCGEYCRFYDLKRTGMFKDSNYLKDTHPDLAQFFNTNYALRPISETFTATIINGDEYQNPGY, from the coding sequence ATGAAAAGTATAGATATAAAAAGAGCATTTTGCTCTGTCCTGCTATCTGCGTTGCTGTTCCATTCCTGTTCTCTGGATGAATACAACCCGGGCGAGTTCTCAAAAAAGTCGTTGGCTACCTCTATTGAGGGATACCAATCGTTAATCAATCAATGTTATTTCGCAATGGAAAGATACTATTATGGTACTACCGAGTGGATGTCTCTGACTGAAGGTGATACAGACCTTTGGACTTATAAGGCTAACCAATCTACGAGCTATACCGAATGGTTCTGGTTTTTTGCTGGAGCGTCTCCAAATACGACTTATACCAATAATTGGTGGAATGGGACTTATGACGGGATAGGATCCTGTAACGAGGCTATTGCGCTGGGGGATAAAGTTCCCTATACTACAGAAGAGGAACGGAATGCAAAAGTCGCCGAAGCTCGCTTCTTAAGAGCTATTTATTATTTCAATGCGGTGGAGCAATTCGGAGCAGTGACTATGCTTACAGAACCTGAAACGAGCATGAATTATTCTCCTACACGCACTGCTCCGATGACGATCTATAAAGAGGTTATTTTGCCCGACTTGAGATTTGCATCTGAATGGTTACCGACAGGTACTTATGCTACAACTACCATTCCGACGAAAAAAGCGGCTCTTGGTTTTCTGGCTAAAGCCTGTTTGCAAACTTATGAGTATGGAAGTACGGAGTATTTGCAGGAAGCTCTGGATGCGTCTCTAAAATTAATTACCGATTGTGAATCGGGTGGTGGAAAATACAATGCTTATATGTATCCTTCTTATGGCGAAGTATTTAAAGAGAGTAATAATTGGGAGAATAAAGAAGCACTCTGGAAACATCGTTGGTATGCAGGTACAGACGGACACGGTTCAAGTAATGGTAATTATAAGCTTAATCGCAATGATGAGAATTTCCTGTGCGACGTTAACAGGTTCGGTGCTCGTGAAGATAATCAAGAGACACGTCTTACATGGGAAGGTTGTATCAGCGGTATCTTTATGCCCACACAGCATTTACTGAATTTGTATGCACAGGAGGACGGTACATTAGATCCGAGATTTCATCAGTCATTCACCACACAATGGAATGCTAATAAGAGTTATGTCTGGGGCGAAAGTGCAATACATATGTATGATAAAGATGCAGCGGTAGTTGGCAAGGCTCTAAAAAAAGGCGATTTAGCGATTAAATTTATCATGCCTCAGGATATGGATTATTCTACAGAGAAACAAAAGGAACATAGCTCAGATTACTTACTGGTCGATTACAATAACGTTTATAGTGATCAAAAGAACAATGTAAACATGAACTACTCTTATACGAATGTGGTAGGGAATTATAAGGGCGACGGGACGAATGAGAACTTGTTTCGTTACTATTATCCATCATTGAATAAGCACAATAGTAGTCATTATTATGTTGCGAATGCTTCTAAACAAAGAAACGGTAATTTGAATGCTACGTTTATCATGCGTATGGCAGAAGTTTATCTAATTGCGGCAGAGGCTGATCTTTATTTGAACGGGGGTGCAAATGCGGCTAAGTATATAAATAAAGTCCGTTCTCGCGCCGGAGCAAAGCCACTTACGGGCAATATAACGATTCGGGACATATTAGATGAAAGAGGCCGTGAATTATGTGGTGAATATTGCCGCTTTTATGATTTAAAACGAACCGGAATGTTTAAAGATTCCAATTACTTAAAGGATACTCATCCTGACTTGGCACAGTTCTTTAATACGAACTATGCCTTGCGACCAATTTCCGAGACTTTTACCGCTACGATTATTAATGGTGATGAGTATCAGAATCCCGGATACTAG
- a CDS encoding TonB-dependent receptor codes for MKKRKTRTSSIGRKRCCTINRVPIVLAIATVLLIPSDLYAGSYGENPGFISQSVNQSKKVKGHIVDEKGMAMIGVSILVKGTTIGTITDLDGNFMLAIPTEKNKILEITYLGYKPLSINIGNSTSFNIKMEPDTQALDEVVVVGYGSVKKRDLTGAVTSIKSSDVLSAPTNNVMEALQGKIPGMDITKTSGQVGGDVTIVLRGSRSIYGSNEPLFIIDGIPGSYSQVSPSDIESVDVLKDASSTAIYGSAGANGVVIITTKRGKEGKATVNFDTYYGFSDSPNYKHGMMRDEWVAYQNEAYRYKNGDYPSDMSTLLGKQAFTDAYNDDKWIDWVDEVSGNTATTQKYSLSVSSGTEKSKIFASTSYNREEGLLSNENLNRYSLRLNLDQQVFSWAKVGFTSNLVYRDLNSGVKNTFTRALSAFPLGDAYDNEGKINHEYITGQYSPMGDFIENQYVDNTRSTYLNVSGYVELTPLKDFTFTSRVNGTLNHSRQGQYWGDQCNANRPSYAGSPHASITNENAWNYTWENILAYNTTIATAHNLGGSLITSWNKNQSESNMAAASGQMLDQWSFRRLASGSSQHVESDFAQTQKMSFAFRLNYSYKGKYLFNFSTRWDGASQFSTGHKWDAFPAGALAWRISDEAFMENTRSWLDNLKLRVSYGITGNSGGTNAYSTTTQAYVYTANGVSVDGKIVPFTQYTGTYGSADLGWEKSYNWNIGLDFGILNSRIDGSVEWFKTTTKGLLFKRTLPITSGLTGWGSPLSIWQNIARTSNRGVEIILNSHNIAHKDFTWNTTLSATWSKEKIDKLPDGDLISENLFVGQPIHSIYGYKYAGIWGSDTPQETLDAYGVSPGFIKIETLEKNGDGGVHKYSTDDRQILGHTNPDWIIGLNNSFIYKSFDLSVFAMARYGQTINSDLLGYYTAEQSVTKNQLAGVDYWLENNQGAYFPRPGTGDKQKTVYPSLRVRDGSFIKIKNITFGYTLPGNISRKALMEKCRIYATAYNPFIFVKDRQLKGTDPETNGSDAFPTYRQFVFGVNLTF; via the coding sequence ATGAAAAAGAGAAAAACACGCACGTCCTCTATTGGACGAAAAAGGTGCTGTACTATCAATCGAGTACCTATTGTTTTGGCTATTGCTACTGTATTATTAATTCCTTCCGATTTATATGCTGGTTCATATGGTGAAAATCCGGGATTTATATCTCAATCGGTTAATCAATCAAAGAAGGTTAAGGGTCATATTGTCGATGAAAAGGGTATGGCCATGATAGGCGTATCTATCTTAGTAAAAGGAACTACAATCGGGACGATTACGGATCTTGATGGCAATTTTATGCTAGCAATTCCAACAGAAAAAAATAAAATATTGGAGATCACTTATCTCGGATATAAACCTCTTTCTATTAATATTGGTAATTCTACTAGCTTTAATATTAAGATGGAACCTGATACTCAGGCATTGGATGAAGTGGTGGTTGTAGGGTACGGTTCCGTCAAGAAGCGCGACTTGACCGGTGCTGTAACTTCCATTAAGAGTTCGGACGTATTGTCTGCTCCTACTAATAATGTGATGGAAGCTCTACAAGGTAAGATACCCGGAATGGATATCACCAAGACTTCGGGACAGGTAGGTGGTGACGTTACTATTGTGCTACGTGGCTCACGTTCCATTTACGGCAGCAATGAACCTTTGTTTATTATTGATGGAATTCCGGGCAGCTATAGTCAGGTAAGCCCTTCCGACATTGAAAGTGTTGATGTATTGAAGGACGCTTCTTCTACGGCTATTTATGGTTCTGCAGGGGCAAATGGCGTTGTAATCATCACAACCAAAAGAGGGAAAGAGGGCAAAGCCACAGTGAATTTTGATACTTATTACGGGTTTAGCGATTCACCCAACTACAAACATGGAATGATGCGGGATGAATGGGTTGCCTATCAAAATGAGGCGTATCGATATAAGAATGGTGATTATCCTTCTGATATGTCAACTTTGTTGGGTAAGCAGGCTTTCACAGATGCATATAATGACGACAAATGGATTGACTGGGTAGATGAAGTATCGGGAAATACGGCTACCACTCAAAAGTATAGCCTTTCGGTGAGTAGCGGTACTGAAAAGAGTAAGATATTTGCTTCGACTTCTTATAACCGTGAGGAGGGTTTGCTTAGTAACGAGAACTTGAACAGGTATTCTTTACGGCTTAATCTGGATCAGCAAGTCTTTTCGTGGGCTAAGGTGGGTTTTACTTCCAATTTAGTCTATCGGGATCTGAACTCCGGCGTAAAAAACACATTTACCCGTGCTCTCTCTGCTTTCCCATTGGGCGATGCCTATGATAATGAGGGGAAGATTAATCATGAATATATTACGGGACAGTATTCTCCAATGGGTGATTTTATAGAAAACCAATATGTAGACAATACCCGTTCTACTTATCTGAATGTGAGTGGGTACGTTGAGCTGACTCCTCTCAAAGATTTTACTTTTACCAGTCGGGTAAATGGGACTTTGAATCATTCACGCCAAGGACAATACTGGGGAGACCAATGCAATGCCAACCGTCCAAGTTATGCCGGTTCGCCCCATGCTTCCATTACCAATGAGAATGCATGGAATTATACGTGGGAGAATATTCTTGCATATAATACGACCATTGCTACAGCACACAACTTGGGAGGTTCTTTAATAACTTCGTGGAATAAGAATCAGTCGGAAAGCAACATGGCTGCCGCCAGTGGGCAAATGTTGGATCAATGGTCTTTCCGGCGATTGGCTTCGGGCTCTTCTCAACACGTAGAGTCAGATTTTGCGCAGACACAAAAAATGTCTTTTGCCTTCCGTCTGAACTATTCTTATAAAGGCAAATATCTATTCAATTTCTCTACTCGTTGGGATGGTGCTTCGCAATTCTCAACCGGACATAAGTGGGATGCTTTTCCGGCTGGTGCTTTAGCTTGGAGAATATCTGACGAGGCTTTTATGGAGAATACACGGAGTTGGTTGGATAATCTGAAATTGAGAGTCAGTTACGGCATCACGGGCAATTCCGGTGGAACGAATGCTTATAGCACAACAACACAAGCCTATGTATATACGGCCAACGGAGTTTCTGTTGATGGGAAAATTGTTCCATTTACGCAATATACAGGGACTTACGGCAGTGCCGATCTTGGATGGGAAAAATCTTATAACTGGAATATAGGGCTAGATTTTGGAATACTGAACAGTCGTATTGACGGATCAGTAGAATGGTTTAAGACGACAACAAAGGGTTTATTGTTTAAGCGTACACTACCTATTACTAGCGGATTGACCGGATGGGGTTCTCCTTTATCCATCTGGCAGAATATTGCCCGAACCAGTAATCGGGGCGTGGAAATAATATTGAATTCACATAATATAGCGCATAAAGATTTTACATGGAACACGACTTTGTCTGCCACCTGGAGCAAAGAGAAAATAGATAAATTGCCTGATGGTGATTTAATCTCTGAGAATCTATTTGTTGGTCAACCGATTCATTCCATTTATGGATATAAATATGCGGGGATTTGGGGAAGTGATACTCCACAGGAGACTCTGGATGCTTATGGTGTGAGTCCCGGATTTATCAAGATTGAAACGTTAGAGAAAAATGGTGATGGCGGAGTGCATAAATACAGTACGGATGACAGGCAAATACTGGGGCATACAAATCCGGATTGGATAATCGGCCTGAACAATTCTTTTATCTATAAGAGTTTTGATTTATCTGTCTTTGCGATGGCACGTTACGGGCAGACAATTAATAGTGACTTGCTGGGCTATTATACTGCCGAACAGAGTGTAACTAAAAACCAGTTGGCTGGTGTTGATTACTGGTTGGAAAATAATCAGGGGGCTTATTTCCCGCGTCCAGGAACGGGAGACAAACAAAAGACGGTGTATCCTTCATTAAGAGTACGCGACGGTTCTTTTATAAAGATCAAAAATATCACTTTTGGATATACCCTTCCGGGTAACATTTCCCGTAAAGCGTTGATGGAGAAGTGCCGTATTTATGCTACGGCTTACAATCCGTTTATATTTGTAAAAGACCGACAGCTAAAAGGGACAGACCCTGAGACTAACGGTTCTGATGCATTCCCCACTTATCGACAATTTGTTTTTGGTGTTAATCTAACATTCTAA
- a CDS encoding DNA topoisomerase 3 — translation MIVCIAEKPSVARDIADILGARTKKDGYMEGSGYQVTWTFGHLCTLKEPHEYSPAWKSWSLSSLPMIPPRFGIKLISNPTYEKQFHIIEKLMQAADEIINCGDAGQEGELIQRWVMQKAGVRCPVKRLWISSLTEESIKEGFAKLKDQSEFQPLYEAGLSRAIGDWTLGMNATRLYTIKYGQGKQVLSIGRVQTPTLALIVNRQLEIENFKPEPYWELKTVYRETTFSATKGKFTTKEEGLEFLETVKQSDFVVTDVSAKKGLEYAPRLFDLTSLQVECNKKFAYSADETLKQIQSLYEKKVTTYPRVDTTYLTDDMYPKCPAILKNLRDYSVLTAPLEGTKLLKSKKVFDNAKVTDHHAIIPTGVYPQNLTDMERRVFDLIARRFIAVFYPDCKISTTTVLGEVDKIEFKVTGRQILEPGWRVVFAKEQVEEKEGDDEERVLPLFIKGESGPHVPDLNEKWTQPPKAFTEATLLRAMETAGKLVDNDELRDALKENGIGRPSTRAAIIETLFKRNYVRKERKNLIATPTGVELIQIIHEELLKSAELTGIWEKKLREIEKKTYDAHLFLEELKQMVSDVVLSVLTDNTNRRITIQEAVVATEEKKEPKKRERKATTPKEKKEKPTIAKLPAENAQSTPVSIPDADPLLGQPCPLCGKGTIIKGKTAYGCSEWKSGCSFRKAF, via the coding sequence ATGATAGTTTGCATTGCCGAAAAGCCCTCTGTGGCACGTGATATAGCCGATATACTCGGAGCTCGAACCAAAAAAGATGGATATATGGAAGGTAGCGGATACCAGGTGACCTGGACATTCGGCCATTTGTGCACCCTGAAGGAACCGCATGAGTATAGTCCGGCATGGAAGTCATGGAGCCTGAGCAGCTTGCCAATGATTCCGCCACGCTTCGGCATCAAACTGATTAGTAACCCTACTTACGAGAAGCAATTCCATATCATAGAGAAGTTGATGCAGGCGGCAGATGAAATTATCAACTGCGGTGATGCCGGGCAAGAGGGAGAGTTGATTCAACGCTGGGTGATGCAAAAGGCCGGAGTCCGTTGTCCGGTGAAACGCTTGTGGATCTCTTCCTTGACAGAGGAATCGATCAAAGAAGGATTTGCCAAACTGAAAGATCAGTCGGAGTTTCAACCACTCTATGAAGCCGGATTGTCTCGTGCCATTGGCGACTGGACGCTGGGCATGAATGCCACCCGCCTTTATACCATTAAATACGGGCAGGGCAAACAGGTGCTTTCCATCGGTCGGGTACAAACGCCTACGTTGGCACTCATCGTCAACCGTCAACTCGAGATAGAAAACTTTAAGCCCGAACCTTACTGGGAGTTGAAAACCGTTTATAGGGAAACAACTTTCTCGGCCACAAAAGGTAAGTTCACCACTAAAGAAGAGGGGTTGGAGTTTCTGGAAACAGTGAAGCAATCCGATTTCGTGGTGACCGACGTCTCTGCCAAGAAGGGGTTGGAGTATGCACCCCGCCTGTTCGACCTTACCTCCCTTCAGGTAGAATGCAACAAGAAGTTTGCTTACTCTGCTGATGAAACACTGAAACAGATACAATCACTCTACGAGAAGAAGGTAACCACCTATCCGCGTGTAGACACCACCTATCTGACCGACGACATGTACCCTAAATGTCCCGCTATCTTAAAAAACCTGAGAGACTATTCCGTGCTCACTGCTCCGTTGGAAGGTACCAAGCTTTTGAAATCAAAGAAAGTATTCGATAATGCGAAGGTGACCGATCACCATGCCATCATCCCTACAGGAGTGTATCCTCAAAACCTCACTGATATGGAGCGACGCGTGTTCGATCTCATCGCCCGTCGTTTTATCGCTGTGTTCTATCCCGATTGTAAAATCTCCACCACTACCGTATTGGGCGAAGTGGACAAGATAGAGTTTAAAGTTACCGGCAGGCAGATTTTGGAACCCGGTTGGCGAGTGGTGTTTGCTAAAGAGCAGGTGGAAGAGAAAGAAGGCGATGACGAAGAAAGAGTACTTCCGCTATTTATTAAGGGAGAGAGTGGCCCCCATGTGCCGGACTTGAACGAGAAGTGGACACAACCGCCTAAAGCGTTTACCGAAGCAACCCTGCTACGTGCCATGGAGACGGCAGGTAAGCTGGTGGACAATGACGAACTACGTGATGCGCTGAAAGAGAATGGCATCGGTCGCCCGTCTACCCGTGCCGCTATTATCGAAACCCTTTTTAAGCGAAACTATGTTCGCAAAGAACGCAAAAACCTCATTGCCACCCCCACCGGTGTGGAGTTGATACAGATTATTCACGAAGAACTGCTTAAGTCGGCCGAGCTGACAGGTATTTGGGAAAAGAAACTTCGTGAGATAGAGAAGAAAACCTATGATGCTCACCTGTTTCTCGAGGAACTCAAACAGATGGTATCGGACGTAGTGCTGAGTGTACTTACCGACAACACCAATCGCCGCATCACCATTCAAGAAGCAGTAGTGGCAACCGAAGAGAAAAAAGAGCCGAAGAAGCGAGAGCGTAAAGCGACTACTCCGAAAGAGAAAAAAGAAAAACCCACAATTGCGAAGTTGCCTGCTGAGAATGCGCAATCCACCCCGGTGAGCATTCCTGATGCCGACCCATTGCTAGGACAACCCTGTCCCCTTTGTGGCAAAGGCACTATCATTAAAGGCAAAACCGCTTACGGCTGTTCCGAGTGGAAAAGCGGTTGCTCCTTCAGAAAAGCTTTTTAA